In Acinetobacter piscicola, a single window of DNA contains:
- a CDS encoding DUF2946 family protein, producing the protein MLRRSGLLLACATVLLQLAVFLQPLLPEQYQIAPVCEHITHSLLHPDQATSNIHQSSFIHHFLHLDQFDAEQQAENHQKQPHSSHHHDSNHQCQYCVVYGNLVLPPELGVKEILDRIQIRLIAYSKNHQHVYFALQRLYLLPQGRAPPTLFT; encoded by the coding sequence GTGTTAAGACGTAGTGGGCTGTTGCTTGCATGTGCGACAGTATTGTTACAGCTTGCGGTTTTTTTACAGCCGTTACTTCCTGAGCAATATCAGATTGCTCCGGTTTGTGAGCACATTACTCATTCGCTTTTGCATCCTGACCAAGCGACTTCAAATATACATCAAAGCAGCTTTATTCATCATTTTCTCCATCTTGATCAGTTTGATGCTGAGCAACAAGCCGAAAATCATCAAAAGCAGCCACATTCGAGTCATCATCATGACAGTAACCATCAATGTCAGTATTGCGTGGTTTATGGCAATTTGGTTTTACCGCCCGAGCTCGGTGTAAAAGAAATTTTAGATCGAATACAAATTCGTTTGATTGCGTATAGCAAAAACCATCAACATGTTTATTTCGCTTTACAGCGATTATATCTCCTACCACAAGGTCGAGCTCCACCTACCTTATTTACATAA
- the cydB gene encoding cytochrome d ubiquinol oxidase subunit II, translating into MIDLSLIWIVIIAIGVFIYVVLDGFDLGIGILFPFFKDQHERDVMMNTVAPVWDGNETWMVLGGAALYAAFPLVYATVLSALYMPIILMVIALIFRGVAFEFRFKANRTKHFWDKSFIGGSVLASFFQGMILGAYIQGIKVENQMYAGGGLDWLTPFTIFTGIGVVVLYAALGCAWLIFKTDHDLQDRMYKLMPKMIIALFIIFGAVSIYTPMAHPEIAARWFSQPQLMYFSPVPILVIIFTWLVLRACKQRAELSPFIYTLALVFLAYTGFMISLWPYIIPPSITIWEAAAPQSSQLFALIGALILIPIILIYTGLSYWVFRDKVRVGDEGYH; encoded by the coding sequence ATGATTGATTTATCTCTGATTTGGATTGTGATTATTGCCATTGGCGTGTTTATCTATGTGGTGTTGGATGGTTTTGATCTAGGTATCGGGATTTTATTCCCATTCTTCAAAGACCAACATGAACGCGATGTGATGATGAATACTGTTGCGCCTGTATGGGATGGCAATGAAACGTGGATGGTGCTCGGTGGTGCAGCCTTATATGCGGCATTTCCATTGGTCTATGCAACGGTATTGTCTGCGCTGTATATGCCCATCATTTTGATGGTGATTGCTTTGATTTTCCGTGGTGTGGCATTTGAATTTCGTTTTAAAGCCAATCGAACTAAGCATTTCTGGGACAAGTCATTTATTGGTGGTTCAGTCTTGGCAAGTTTTTTTCAAGGTATGATTTTAGGAGCTTATATTCAAGGTATTAAAGTCGAAAATCAGATGTATGCGGGTGGTGGTTTAGATTGGTTAACACCATTTACCATCTTTACTGGCATTGGCGTGGTGGTGCTTTATGCTGCATTGGGTTGTGCATGGTTAATTTTTAAAACAGATCATGATTTGCAAGATCGTATGTATAAACTTATGCCAAAGATGATCATCGCATTATTTATCATTTTTGGTGCAGTCAGTATATATACACCAATGGCACATCCTGAAATTGCTGCGCGTTGGTTTAGTCAGCCACAATTGATGTATTTCAGTCCTGTCCCGATTTTAGTGATCATTTTTACATGGCTGGTATTACGTGCATGTAAACAACGTGCTGAATTAAGCCCGTTTATTTATACCTTGGCATTGGTATTCTTAGCCTATACAGGCTTTATGATCAGTCTATGGCCATACATTATTCCGCCGTCAATTACCATTTGGGAAGCAGCAGCACCGCAAAGTAGCCAATTATTCGCCTTGATTGGTGCATTAATCTTGATTCCAATCATCTTGATTTATACAGGACTGTCGTATTGGGTATTCCGTGACAAAGTTCGTGTCGGTGATGAAGGTTATCATTAA
- a CDS encoding DUF2474 domain-containing protein yields MKLSQTQWFIVLWIGGFLTLLIIAGFFRMLIQLAY; encoded by the coding sequence TTGAAATTATCTCAGACTCAATGGTTTATTGTGCTTTGGATCGGTGGTTTTCTGACTTTATTAATCATTGCAGGATTTTTTAGAATGCTGATTCAGTTGGCATATTAA
- the tusD gene encoding sulfurtransferase complex subunit TusD: MSTLLLITSAPTSIHAWHALGLAQALHAKKQEFRVFFYQDGVSVANQLQWFPDDQRNVCSEWQKLAIRLPVCVSAALARGITDLENAKRHQISTHNLAEGFELVGLGELADAVESCDRLLQF; this comes from the coding sequence ATGAGTACTTTATTACTAATTACCTCTGCACCTACCTCTATTCATGCTTGGCATGCCTTAGGTTTAGCACAAGCACTACATGCAAAAAAGCAAGAATTTCGTGTCTTCTTTTATCAAGATGGTGTATCCGTTGCGAATCAATTGCAATGGTTCCCCGATGATCAACGAAATGTGTGCAGTGAATGGCAGAAATTAGCAATCCGTTTACCTGTCTGCGTGAGTGCTGCACTAGCACGTGGCATCACAGATCTAGAAAATGCCAAGCGACATCAAATCTCAACACATAATCTTGCTGAAGGCTTTGAGTTGGTCGGTCTAGGTGAACTTGCTGATGCAGTTGAGTCCTGTGACCGTCTACTTCAATTCTAG
- a CDS encoding cytochrome ubiquinol oxidase subunit I, with product MTLGLTALELARIQFAFTVSFHIIFPAISIGLASFLAVLEWRWLKTKDPVYQDLFKFWVKIFAVAFGMGVVSGVVMSYQFGTNWSEFSRVAGSVTGPLLTYEVLSAFFLEAGFLGIMLFGWGRVGPRAHFFATTMVAVGTCISMFWILSSNSWMQTPQGFSIENGIIVPTDWFAIVFNPSFPYRLAHMAAAAFLVSALLVASTAAWHLLKGRRDALVKKSFSMAMWMILILAPLQVVIGDNHGLNTLKHQPAKLAAIEGHWETNKGEGMPLYLFGIPDMEAEETKYAIGIPNLGSLIMTHTMDGEVKGLKEFAKEDRPNSLVVFWSFRIMVGLGMLMIALAFFALILRKGNKLYENKWLHRFAFVMGPSGFIALLAGWFTTEVGRQPWVVYGVMRTKDALSPVSAEQVGLTLIIFVVVYCVVFGIGIYYMLKLMHKGPQFIHATPEGAIHSEEAVILASKRPLTSVEESVDSDLNAGNSNEQERK from the coding sequence ATGACTTTAGGACTTACAGCACTTGAATTGGCACGTATTCAGTTTGCGTTTACCGTGTCTTTTCATATTATTTTTCCTGCAATCTCGATTGGTTTAGCGAGCTTTTTGGCTGTTTTAGAATGGCGTTGGCTGAAAACCAAAGACCCTGTTTATCAAGATTTGTTTAAATTTTGGGTCAAAATATTCGCCGTGGCATTTGGTATGGGTGTCGTATCAGGTGTAGTGATGAGTTATCAGTTTGGTACCAACTGGAGTGAATTTTCCCGTGTTGCGGGCTCTGTAACAGGTCCATTACTCACTTATGAAGTGTTGAGTGCCTTTTTCTTAGAGGCGGGTTTTCTCGGCATTATGCTGTTTGGATGGGGGCGTGTTGGACCACGTGCTCACTTTTTTGCAACCACGATGGTCGCAGTAGGTACCTGTATTTCCATGTTTTGGATTTTATCGTCCAACAGTTGGATGCAGACACCGCAAGGCTTTAGTATTGAAAATGGCATTATTGTTCCAACGGATTGGTTTGCAATTGTATTCAACCCATCATTTCCATACCGTTTAGCACACATGGCTGCGGCTGCATTCTTGGTATCTGCCTTATTGGTCGCTTCAACTGCGGCATGGCATTTACTCAAAGGTCGCCGTGATGCTTTGGTGAAAAAATCTTTTTCTATGGCAATGTGGATGATTTTAATCCTTGCTCCATTACAAGTGGTGATTGGCGATAACCACGGTTTAAATACCTTGAAACATCAACCTGCAAAATTGGCTGCGATTGAAGGGCATTGGGAAACCAATAAAGGCGAGGGCATGCCGTTATATTTATTCGGTATTCCTGATATGGAAGCGGAAGAAACCAAATATGCGATTGGTATTCCTAATCTTGGAAGCCTGATCATGACACATACGATGGATGGTGAAGTCAAAGGCTTAAAAGAATTTGCCAAAGAAGATCGTCCAAATTCATTGGTGGTGTTCTGGAGTTTCCGCATCATGGTCGGGCTTGGCATGTTGATGATTGCATTGGCATTCTTTGCTTTGATTTTGCGTAAAGGTAACAAGCTGTATGAAAATAAATGGTTGCATCGTTTTGCTTTTGTGATGGGTCCATCAGGATTTATTGCACTACTTGCAGGTTGGTTTACCACTGAAGTTGGTCGTCAACCATGGGTGGTTTATGGGGTAATGCGCACCAAAGATGCATTATCGCCTGTATCGGCAGAGCAAGTGGGACTAACGCTGATCATTTTTGTGGTGGTGTATTGCGTGGTATTTGGCATCGGGATTTATTACATGTTGAAACTAATGCATAAAGGTCCGCAATTTATTCATGCAACGCCTGAAGGCGCAATTCATAGCGAAGAAGCGGTGATTCTTGCCTCAAAACGTCCATTGACCAGTGTAGAAGAAAGCGTTGACTCAGATTTGAATGCTGGCAATAGCAATGAACAGGAGCGTAAATAA
- a CDS encoding DsrH/TusB family sulfur metabolism protein: MSQHTLFLIQSEFGKTSACLEQWASMSNANDAVVLMGDAILFVQDARIQQHTTVYVLETDLDLLATPLSQNVQTLTYATFADLVLDFKRCISLK, from the coding sequence ATGTCACAACACACTTTATTTTTAATCCAATCGGAATTTGGCAAAACTTCTGCCTGTTTAGAACAGTGGGCAAGCATGTCAAACGCAAACGATGCAGTGGTACTGATGGGGGATGCGATTTTGTTCGTTCAAGATGCACGTATACAACAACACACTACCGTATATGTACTTGAAACAGATTTGGATTTGCTTGCAACACCATTGAGTCAAAATGTGCAAACTCTTACTTATGCTACTTTTGCTGACTTAGTTTTAGACTTTAAACGTTGCATCAGTTTAAAATAA
- the fumC gene encoding class II fumarate hydratase yields the protein MQTRIEHDTMGDVEVPSEALWGAQTQRSIQNFKIGHEHLPRPMIQAMGLVKKAAAMTNAELKQIPAELANYIVDAANEVISGQWDSQFPLVVWQTGSGTQSNMNCNEVIANIANQKLGNPLGSQKPVHPNDHVNRAQSTNDSFPTAIHVAAALHINELLIPAVKRLRDTLNLKSQEFQDIVKIGRTHLQDATPLTLGQEFSGYVQQLDNGIKRLEQALVWLYELPLGGTAVGTGLNAHPDYAEKAAAQLALLTGLPFVTNPNKFEALAGRDAAVFASGALKTLAASLNKIANDIRWLASGPRCGLGEIHIPENEPGSSIMPGKVNPTQCEAMTMVVAQVMGNDTTINFAGASGNFELNVYMPVIAFNLIQSIQLLGDACNSFDEHCAIGIEPNREKIDYFLHNSLMLVTALNPVIGYENAAKVAKTAYKQGKTLKEVAVELGLVTAEQFDDVVQPEKMVHPNAK from the coding sequence ATGCAGACACGTATTGAACATGACACCATGGGCGATGTAGAAGTCCCAAGTGAAGCACTATGGGGCGCACAAACTCAGCGCAGTATACAAAACTTTAAAATTGGGCATGAACATTTACCTCGCCCTATGATTCAAGCAATGGGTTTAGTCAAAAAAGCGGCAGCAATGACCAATGCTGAACTGAAGCAAATTCCAGCTGAGCTTGCAAATTATATTGTGGATGCTGCAAATGAAGTCATTTCTGGACAATGGGACAGTCAATTTCCTTTAGTGGTGTGGCAAACAGGTTCTGGTACGCAAAGTAATATGAACTGTAATGAAGTCATTGCCAATATTGCCAACCAAAAATTAGGTAATCCATTAGGCTCACAAAAACCTGTCCATCCGAATGATCATGTCAACCGTGCGCAATCGACCAATGATTCATTTCCAACCGCGATTCATGTCGCAGCTGCGTTACACATTAATGAGTTATTGATTCCTGCGGTTAAGCGTTTGCGTGATACACTCAACTTAAAATCACAAGAATTTCAAGATATTGTTAAAATTGGACGTACCCATTTACAAGATGCAACGCCGTTGACTTTAGGACAAGAATTTAGCGGCTATGTACAACAACTCGACAATGGTATCAAACGTTTAGAACAAGCCTTGGTTTGGTTGTATGAGTTGCCACTGGGTGGTACGGCTGTGGGGACAGGGCTCAACGCACACCCAGATTATGCAGAGAAAGCCGCAGCACAATTGGCACTATTAACAGGTTTACCGTTTGTTACCAATCCAAATAAATTTGAAGCATTGGCTGGGCGAGATGCTGCTGTATTTGCCTCAGGTGCACTGAAAACATTGGCAGCAAGTTTAAATAAAATTGCCAATGATATTCGTTGGTTGGCGAGTGGTCCACGTTGCGGTCTGGGTGAAATCCATATTCCTGAAAATGAGCCTGGTTCAAGTATCATGCCAGGCAAGGTTAATCCAACCCAATGTGAAGCCATGACTATGGTGGTTGCCCAAGTCATGGGGAATGACACGACCATTAACTTTGCAGGTGCCTCAGGTAACTTTGAGTTAAATGTTTATATGCCTGTGATTGCGTTTAATTTAATTCAATCGATTCAGCTATTAGGTGATGCATGTAATAGTTTTGATGAGCATTGTGCAATCGGTATTGAGCCAAATCGTGAAAAGATAGACTATTTCCTACATAACTCATTGATGCTCGTCACCGCATTAAACCCTGTGATTGGTTATGAAAATGCAGCGAAAGTCGCAAAAACTGCTTATAAACAAGGTAAAACTTTAAAAGAGGTTGCAGTTGAATTAGGTCTTGTCACGGCTGAGCAGTTTGATGATGTGGTACAACCTGAAAAAATGGTGCATCCAAATGCCAAGTAA
- a CDS encoding LexA family protein, producing the protein MTNLSNLSTTSEVKNAQTSTEETEIVHVPKSQVNEVKQYLTNKAQKQKVREVASIAIFECKSTASIPLAQSKIAAGLPSPVQDYTEQSIDFNEYLIRNPNTTFVVKVASLSMLGAGIDVDDDLIVDRSIEAKNRNIVVALVDNDFTVKRLMIEGDRRWLQAENPEFPDIHFQDGQEMVIWGVVTRVIKNLK; encoded by the coding sequence ATGACGAATTTAAGTAATTTGAGTACGACGAGTGAAGTAAAAAATGCACAAACTTCTACAGAAGAAACTGAAATTGTTCATGTGCCAAAATCTCAGGTCAATGAAGTAAAACAATATTTAACGAACAAAGCACAAAAACAAAAAGTACGTGAAGTCGCATCTATTGCTATTTTTGAATGTAAAAGCACAGCATCTATTCCACTAGCACAAAGCAAAATTGCAGCTGGCTTACCTTCTCCTGTGCAGGACTACACAGAGCAATCGATTGACTTTAACGAATATTTAATCAGAAACCCCAATACAACCTTTGTGGTCAAAGTGGCTTCTTTATCCATGCTAGGCGCAGGCATCGATGTTGATGATGATTTGATTGTAGACCGCAGTATCGAAGCAAAAAATCGTAATATTGTTGTGGCTTTGGTCGATAATGATTTTACTGTAAAGCGCCTGATGATCGAGGGTGATCGTAGATGGTTACAAGCAGAAAATCCTGAATTTCCTGATATTCATTTTCAAGATGGTCAAGAAATGGTAATTTGGGGCGTGG
- a CDS encoding nitroreductase family protein — protein sequence MSNHFLDLIKNGRTIYAIGRRVEQTPEQLTALIQNAIKQSPSSFNSQSSRAVILFNAEHEKFWEFVKEKLQAYSKDEASAAKTNARIDSFKAGFGTVLFFEDLDVVKSLQAQFPSYADNFPIWAEHSTAIAQFATWTALNTEGLGASLQHYNPIVDEQVHAEWDIPASWKLRAQFVFGSIEAPATEKTYIEDQVRFKVFK from the coding sequence ATGTCGAATCATTTTTTAGATTTAATTAAAAATGGACGAACAATTTATGCGATTGGACGCCGTGTTGAGCAAACACCTGAGCAGTTAACTGCCTTAATTCAAAATGCAATCAAGCAAAGTCCATCTTCGTTTAACTCCCAGTCTTCTCGTGCTGTGATTTTATTTAATGCAGAGCATGAAAAGTTTTGGGAATTTGTCAAAGAAAAACTACAAGCCTACAGTAAAGATGAAGCCAGTGCTGCAAAAACCAATGCTCGTATTGACAGCTTTAAAGCAGGTTTTGGCACAGTTTTATTTTTTGAAGATTTAGATGTTGTAAAAAGTTTGCAAGCTCAGTTTCCATCCTATGCGGATAATTTCCCAATTTGGGCGGAACATTCAACAGCGATTGCACAGTTTGCTACATGGACGGCTTTAAACACGGAAGGTCTAGGTGCATCATTACAACATTATAATCCGATTGTAGATGAGCAAGTTCATGCTGAGTGGGATATTCCTGCGAGTTGGAAATTGCGCGCACAATTCGTCTTTGGTTCTATTGAAGCACCTGCAACAGAAAAAACATATATTGAAGATCAAGTACGTTTTAAAGTTTTTAAATAG
- a CDS encoding winged helix-turn-helix transcriptional regulator, whose product MKWDEIGEQPCPIARTLSVIGDRWTFLIIRNAFMGMRRFDDFQQNLGLTRHILSARLKRLVEHQVLVKTPYKDRQQRFEYCLTEKGRALYPVLLTMADWSNQWMDIAHEPIVHFVHRPCQHVLKPVLVCSDCGVLLDAQQIKPVFNLDFMQKMIKKQA is encoded by the coding sequence ATGAAATGGGATGAAATTGGTGAGCAACCTTGCCCAATTGCACGTACTTTATCGGTGATTGGTGATCGTTGGACTTTTTTGATTATTCGTAATGCATTTATGGGAATGCGCCGTTTTGATGATTTTCAGCAAAACTTGGGGCTTACACGCCATATCTTATCAGCACGTTTAAAGCGTTTGGTCGAGCATCAGGTATTGGTAAAAACGCCTTATAAGGATCGCCAGCAGCGTTTTGAATATTGTTTGACTGAAAAAGGGCGAGCACTTTATCCAGTCTTGTTGACGATGGCGGATTGGTCAAATCAATGGATGGATATCGCACATGAACCGATCGTGCATTTTGTACATCGTCCATGTCAGCATGTGCTTAAACCTGTTTTGGTTTGTTCAGATTGTGGTGTGTTATTAGACGCACAGCAGATTAAACCTGTTTTTAATCTGGATTTTATGCAAAAAATGATCAAGAAACAGGCTTAA
- a CDS encoding TusE/DsrC/DsvC family sulfur relay protein, with product MNLELDQDGHLVDYTIWNEDVAQQLAQSLNLELTAWHFEVLQAVRQFYHQFGHSPATRPLIKFLMKSVSADINNALLQDKFQTGLVARHLSRLAGIPKPANCL from the coding sequence ATGAATTTAGAACTCGATCAAGATGGTCACTTAGTCGATTATACAATTTGGAATGAAGATGTTGCACAACAACTGGCACAAAGTCTAAATTTAGAATTAACCGCTTGGCATTTTGAAGTTTTACAAGCAGTGCGTCAGTTTTATCACCAATTTGGACATTCTCCTGCGACACGCCCTTTAATTAAATTTTTAATGAAAAGTGTCAGCGCTGACATCAACAATGCTCTACTACAAGACAAATTTCAAACGGGTTTGGTTGCACGCCATTTAAGTCGTTTGGCAGGTATTCCTAAACCTGCAAATTGTTTGTAA